The Quercus robur chromosome 7, dhQueRobu3.1, whole genome shotgun sequence genome has a segment encoding these proteins:
- the LOC126691046 gene encoding probable LRR receptor-like serine/threonine-protein kinase At3g47570 — protein sequence MTQSCLSYEWFFLIFFHGILLMCMSSCLKSATVQTFANETDYLALLDFKNRITQDPLQIMSSWNDSIHFCNWLGVTCSPSSKQVIVLDLEAKRLVGPIPPSLGNLTHLTGINLQNNRFYGEIPQEMGHLQHLQHLVLGGNSFGGKLPPNLSYCTQLRVLNVSYNNLIGQIPHHLSSLSKLVYLSLAVNSLTGNIPAWIGNFSSLNNLNLFTNYFQGSIPSELGHLPSLRVFQLSENYLSGIIPPLIFNISSIHVFSVTQNQLHGSLPSDVGLTLPKLQYFVGNDNNFTGTIPMSLSNASQLQILDFGQNNLTGTVPQNLASLQVLVDLNFENNSLGKGKDGDLDFLSFLANCTSLEGLGLDNNNFGGVLPSSIANLSTQLNTLAMGGNMIHGDIPAGIGNLVNLNALGLEYNYLGGTLPHDLGKLQKLIQFSLCNNRFSGPIPSSFGNLTELTILYMNENRFEGRIPPSLGNCRNLLSLNLSYNNLSGTIPKQIMSLSSLSISLVLSYNFLIGAIPFEVGNFKHLTKLDLSKNRLSGKIPTTLETCVSLEHLYLDSNSFEGAIPQSLKNLRGLEDIDLSHNKLSGHIPEFLSKLLALKHLNISYNDFEGEVPSEGIFANASAISIFGNEKLCGGVQELNLSSCSSKHPKLHGKLLALRIIIPITSTIIFVLLLLYFFPRCSIIKNLRVGALTKSSFQDWQLPISYAELLESTNGFSENNLIGSGSFGSVYKGVLSRNGAVVAIKVLNLQQQGAMKSFINECNALRNIRHRNLLRIISACSSINHKGNDFKSLIFEFMCNGSLDQWLHPKNDEQHQRKKLSFIQRLNIAIDVAYALEYLHQHCQTPIVHCDLKPSNILLDEDMVAHVGDFGLVKFLFEASNNPSKTQTLSIGLKGSIGYIPPEYGMGGQISTSGDIFSYGILLLEMFTGKKPIDEMFIDGLSIHKFTTMALPEHVMDIVDPSMFFEEDEDDVDDEINEDDIETEAIIEEEPHLNVSSRIKDCLISVFEIGLSCSTTSPNERMPTNVVVNEMNTIRDTYLKFKKGNRRRMNQHGRIGWNLSNELP from the exons ATGACACAGTCTTGTCTCAGCTACGAGTGGTTTTTCTTAATATTCTTTCATGGGATTCTTCTTATGTGTATGAGCTCATGTTTGAAATCGGCAACAGTTCAGACTTTTGCAAATGAGACTGATTACCTGGCTTTACTTGACTTCAAGAATCGGATAACTCAAGACCCACTTCAAATCATGAGCTCATGGAATGACTCCATACATTTCTGCAACTGGTTAGGTGTTACATGTAGCCCCTCCAGTAAGCAAGTCATTGTTTTGGACTTAGAAGCTAAGAGATTGGTTGGCCCCATACCACCCTCTTTGGGAAACCTTACTCACCTCACAGGAATCAACCTACAAAACAACAGATTTTATGGAGAAATTCCCCAAGAAATGGGACATCTACAGCACCTGCAGCATCTTGTTTTGGGTGGGAATTCCTTTGGTGGTAAACTTCCACCTAATCTAAGCTACTGTACACAACTAAGAGTGCTTAATGTTTCTTACAACAATCTTATTGGGCAGATTCCACACCACCTCAGCTCATTGTCAAAGTTGGTGTATCTATCTCTTGCTGTGAACAGCCTTACAGGAAATATCCCAGCTTGGATTGGAAACTTTTCTTCTCTGAATAATTTAAATCTTTTCACGAATTATTTTCAAGGAAGCATACCAAGTGAACTAGGCCATCTACCAAGCTTGAGAGTTTTTCAGCTTTCTGAGAATTATTTGTCTGGTATTATCCCTCCTCTGATCTTTAATATTTCTTCCATACACGTTTTCTCCGTTACTCAAAACCAGCTACATGGAAGCCTTCCATCAGATGTTGGTCTTACTCTTCCTAAGCTACAATATTTTGTTGGCAATGATAACAATTTCACAGGAACTATTCCTATGTCATTATCAAATGCTTCCCAACTTCAGATACTTGACTTCGGTCAAAATAATCTGACTGGGACAGTGCCTCAAAATCTGGCAAGCTTGCAAGTCTTGGTTGAtcttaattttgaaaacaatagcCTTGGAAAGGGGAAGGATGGTGACCTAGATTTTCTCAGTTTCCTGGCAAATTGTACTAGTTTGGAGGGCTTGGGtcttgataataataattttggagGAGTATTGCCTAGCTCTATTGCCAACCTTTCCACCCAATTAAACACTCTTGCTATGGGTGGGAATATGATTCATGGTGACATCCCTGCTGGGATTGGGAACCTCGTTAACTTAAACGCTCTTGGATTAGAATATAACTATTTGGGAGGAACTCTCCCTCATGATCTTGGGAAGCTTCAAAAgttaattcaattttctttgtGTAATAATAGATTTTCTGGGCCAATACCTTCCTCCTTCGGTAACTTAACTGAATTGACAATACTTTATATGAATGAGAACAGATTTGAGGGAAGGATACCCCCAAGCCTAGGAAACTGCCGAAATTTGCTTTCACTGAACCTTTCTTATAACAATCTCTCTGGCACCATACCAAAACAGATTATGAGTCTTTCTTCcctttcaatttctttggtcttgtcttataattttttaattggagcAATACCATTTGAAGTGGGCAACTTTAAACATCTTACCAAGCTAGATCTCTCAAAGAATAGATTATCAGGCAAAATTCCCACCACCCTTGAGACTTGTGTTAGTTTAGAGCACTTGTATTTGGACAGTAATTCATTTGAAGGAGCAATTCCTCAGTCCTTGAAGAACTTAAGAGGTTTAGAAGATATAGATCTTTCTCATAATAAATTGTCTGGGCATATTCCTGAATTTCTTAGCAAGCTTTTGGCACTTAAGCATCTCAATATTTCTTACAATGATTTTGAGGGTGAAGTGCCAAGTGAAGGAATTTTTGCAAATGCAAGTGCAATTTCAATCTTTGGAAATGAAAAGTTATGTGGTGGTGTCCAAGAATTAAATTTATCTTCATGCTCAAGCAAACATCCTAAATTGCATGGGAAGCTTCTTGCACTCAGAATTATAATTCCTATCACTAGTACGATCATATTTGTACTTCTTCTGTTGTATTTTTTCCCAAGAtgttctattataaaaaatttaagagtgGGAGCATTAACTAAGTCTTCTTTTCAAGACTGGCAATTACCTATCTCTTATGCAGAACTCTTAGAATCAACAAATGGGTTTTCTGAGAACAACTTGATTGGTTCGGGTAGCTTTGGCTCTGTATACAAAGGAGTTCTTTCTAGAAATGGAGCAGTTGTTgcaattaaagtattaaacctTCAACAGCAAGGAGCTATGAAGAGTTTCATTAATGAATGCAATGCTTTGAGAAATATACGTCATCGCAATCTCCTTAGGATTATCTCTGCTTGCTCTAGCATTAATCATAAAGGGAATGACTTTAAGAGTCTAATTTTTGAGTTCATGTGCAATGGAAGTCTAGACCAGTGGTTGCATCCAAAAAATGATGAGcaacatcaaagaaaaaaattaagctttATTCAGAGACTAAACATAGCCATTGATGTTGCTTATGCATTAGAATATCTTCATCAACATTGCCAAACACCAATTGTTCACTGTGATCTTAAACCAAGCAATATACTCCTTGATGAAGATATGGTTGCCCATGTTGGTGATTTTGGATTGGTGAAGTTCCTCTTTGAAGCATCTAACAATCCCTCCAAAACTCAAACCTTGTCAATTGGACTAAAGGGTTCCATTGGGTACATTCCTCCAG AGTATGGGATGGGTGGCCAAATTTCAACATCGGGAGACATTTTCAGTTATGGGATACTCTTGCTAGAGATGTTCACTGGGAAAAAACCTATCGATGAAATGTTCATAGATGGTTTGAGCATTCACAAGTTCACTACAATGGCTTTGCCTGAACATGTAATGGATATAGTTGACCCATCAATGTTCTTTGAGGAGGATGAagatgatgttgatgatgagATAAATGAAGATGACATTGAAACCGAAGCAATAATTGAAGAAGAGCCCCATCTCAATGTTAGTAGCAGAATAAAAGATTGCTTGATATCAGTGTTCGAAATTGGATTGTCATGTTCTACAACATCACCTAATGAGCGGATGCCAACAAATGTTGTTGTCAATGAAATGAATACAATTAGAGACACATATCTTAAATTTAAGAAGGGAAACAGAAGAAGAATGAACCAA CATGGCCGGATTGGATGGAATTTAAGTAATGAACTCCCTTGA